Proteins encoded by one window of Babylonia areolata isolate BAREFJ2019XMU chromosome 8, ASM4173473v1, whole genome shotgun sequence:
- the LOC143284483 gene encoding uncharacterized protein LOC143284483, with protein MRNVRFSCMTLAEIIEASQVNDIIRHSSFCRNRVLEAVWLMTLKGYKTHDVFGCPCPKPRQHLQNKGPQLPVVVETINVDSLQQGQDVSNHANGLRASGNCSMLDSVEMGDFCKPVARPAYPQETSQSSFHQQRHDSFPVYQCGDASLNKPGKMPRRHQVPSSISLGMNILYPGNPVAQDNFCQSAGDGLGLDQLSTNTVRQSRSGASKAKGPGAAPASVPSKPAPSLRDGGHRQASQMSLPPMKRVSSKSSIYSDKYAPPRQSRPPSSSRMSVPDTSSGKFRDSSASKSPQSLHRQPSNSSRTTPETTKSLAYPIRNMYFGPKKSVQKVPIISVSRGTSSASIIPPPPPPPPPPPSPPPLPPPVEFEDVPSFKFFSSRLSGEGYEGDMCGVEVSFEQRAVSPSRDSQPASDLQVEPETSAGGMSGTSVEWREGDLLAVGGFVDSSNKVGSSMAHVLDSRQQKWEKLSQIPETRLNFAAAFLKNTLCICGGYDPHRNEAGTRATTDMFMFNKGDQKWVQGGNMLYARAFHAVCVLGGRLFALGGQDQDDRALKTVEVYDPEADRWSLVCSMTACRVGACATAFQGRVMVVGGYGESSDYSSEPCPVLLTTEWFEPAINRWLARGSLRLPRAQACLVAAGPYLYLCGGATRDPSSGTLCSIPDIDRYNPDTDQWIRLTNLEVARHNAGATAIGTKIYVVGGVSTDLNQVLRSVECFDTSTNRWDTSLPELPLGAKSLACIVIAG; from the exons TGTTCGGCTGCCCCTGCCCCAAGCCTCGCCAACACTTGCAGAACAAAGGCCCCCAGCTACCAGTCGTGGTGGAAACCATCAACGTTGATTCTCTGCAGCAAGGACAGGATGTCAGCAATCATGCAAATGGACTGAGGGCTTCTGGTAACTGTTCCATGCTG GATTCTGTAGAAATGGGCGATTTCTGTAAGCCTGTAGCCAGACCTGCCTATCCACAGGAAACGAGCCAATCTTCTTTCCATCAACAGAGACACGACTCATTCCCTGTGTACCAGTGTGGTGATGCCTCCTTAAACAAACCTGGCAAAATGCCCAGAAGACATCAAGTGCCATCTAGCATCTCCCTGGGGATGAACATATTGTATCCAGGTAATCCAGTGGCTCAGGACAATTTTTGCCAATCTGCTGGCGATGGACTTGGACTTGACCAGTTATCAACGAACACTGTCAGACAATCGCGTTCTGGGGCAAGTAAAGCCAAAGGCCCGGGTGCCGCTCCTGCTTCTGTACCCTCCAAGCCTGCACCATCTCTCCGAGATGGAGGTCACCGCCAGGCTTCACAGATGTCTCTGCCTCCCATGAAGAGGGTGTCGTCTAAATCATCCATTTATTCTGATAAATATGCCCCACCAAGACAGTCTCGCCCTCCCTCTTCATCTCGGATGAGTGTTCCTGACACTTCTTCAGGCAAATTTCGTGACTCTTCTGCATCAAAATCACCGCAGTCTCTTCACAGACAACCGTCAAATTCTAGCCGAACTACACCAGAAACAACCAAATCTCTGGCATATCCCATCAGAAATATGTACTTTGGGCCAAAGAAAAGTGTTCAGAAGGTACCCATCATCTCTGTATCTCGAGGTACTAGTTCTGCATCTATcatacctccacctccaccaccgcctccacctccaccatcaccaccacctctgccTCCCCCAGTTGAATTTGAAGATGTTCCGTCGTTCAAGTTTTTCAGTTCTCGCTTAAGTGGGGAGGGTTATGAAG GTGACATGTGTGGTGTAGAAGTGAGTTTTGAGCAGCGGGCAGTGTCACCATCCAGGGACAGTCAGCCTGCCAGTGATTTGCAAGTGGAGCCTGAAACATCTGCAGGTGGCATGTCTGGGACCAGTGTAGAGTGGCGTGAGGGAGATCTCCTGGCTGTCGGTGGCTTTGTGGACAGCAGCAACAAAGTGG ggTCCAGCATGGCTCATGTACTAGATAGTCGCCAGCAGAAGTGGGAGAAGTTGTCACAGATTCCAGAGACTCGTCTCAATTTTGCTGCTGCCTTCTTAAAGAACACACTTTGCATCTGTG GGGGCTATGATCCTCACCGTAATGAGGCAGGAACAAGAGCCACAACTGACATGTTCATGTTCAACAAAGGTGATCAGAA ATGGGTGCAAGGAGGAAACATGCTGTATGCTCGTGCGTTTCATGCTGTCTGTGTACTGGGAGGTCGTCTGTTTGCTCTGGGAGGTCAGGACCAAGATGACAG GGCTCTGAAGACAGTGGAGGTATATGACCCAGAGGCTGACCGCTGGTCACTGGTGTGCTCCATGACCGCCTGCAGGGTAGGGGCCTGCGCCACTGCTTTCCAGGgtcgggtgatggtggtgggcggCTATGGGGAGTCCTCTGACTATTCCAGTGAACCCTGCCCTGTGCTGCTCACCACTGAATGGTTTGAGCCAGCGATCAACAG ATGGCTCGCCAGAGGCAGCCTACGATTGCCAAGGGCCCAAGCCTGCCTGGTGGCTGCAGGCCCTTATCTGTACCTGTGTGGGGGCGCCACACGTGACCCCTCCAGTGGCACCCTGTGCAGCATCCCCGACATTGACCGCTATAACCCAGACACCGATCAGTGGATACGTTTGACAAACCTTGAGGTGGCCAGGCACAATGCTGGAGCCACAGCCATAG GCACAAAGATTTATGTGGTGGGCGGAGTGTCCACAGACCTCAACCAGGTGCTGCGGTCTGTCGAGTGCTTTGACACCAGCACCAATCGTTGGGACACTTCACTTCCAGAACTGCCACTCGGCGCCAAGTCTCTAGCATGCATCGTCATCGCTGGATGA